In Corynebacterium nuruki S6-4, the following proteins share a genomic window:
- a CDS encoding resuscitation-promoting factor Rpf1 domain-containing protein, producing MGQHSPKRLITTKRLAVAGIAAASLGAIAAPAATAAPDSDWDKLAQCESGGDWHINTGNGYQGGLQFNAQTWNANGGGEFAGTADQASREQQIVVAERVLASQGWGAWPACSSSLGLSAPAEQRDAPAAPAAAPAAPAEDKVEVLAIDGVWDQITNEFANRGIAVPQELTDLYNANRDQLNDSYAGAQAQLDGAKVQLDAAAAQYLG from the coding sequence ATGGGACAGCACTCCCCCAAGCGACTCATCACCACCAAGCGCCTCGCCGTCGCCGGCATCGCCGCCGCGAGCCTCGGCGCCATCGCCGCCCCGGCCGCCACCGCTGCCCCGGACTCCGACTGGGACAAGCTGGCCCAGTGCGAGTCCGGCGGCGACTGGCACATCAACACCGGTAACGGCTACCAGGGTGGCCTGCAGTTCAACGCCCAGACCTGGAACGCCAACGGCGGCGGCGAGTTCGCCGGCACCGCCGACCAGGCCTCCCGCGAGCAGCAGATCGTCGTCGCCGAGCGTGTCCTCGCCTCCCAGGGCTGGGGCGCCTGGCCCGCCTGCTCCTCCAGCCTGGGCCTGAGCGCCCCCGCCGAGCAGCGGGACGCCCCGGCTGCTCCGGCCGCCGCCCCGGCCGCCCCGGCCGAGGACAAGGTCGAGGTCCTCGCCATCGACGGTGTCTGGGACCAGATCACCAACGAGTTCGCGAACCGTGGCATCGCCGTGCCGCAGGAGCTGACCGACCTGTACAACGCCAACCGCGACCAGCTCAACGACAGCTACGCCGGCGCCCAGGCCCAGCTCGACGGTGCCAAGGTGCAGCTCGACGCCGCCGCCGCCCAGTACCTCGGCTAG
- a CDS encoding DUF6928 family protein, with protein MTGPQHVVTLWFVTAAEPRKVLTAEPRADRGFARKFLSQLNPSWPLTHIGDFDMNRSAPPGPDEFYIGGYPGLSVVQTVIPELATLSQLPELTGAWRGLTTLIPAADLYATVHTPGDPDGLAGAAHWAGRRLKRSFCATRDTIIEDEGLPEPFEARFWEGTTDARGIQLSFLPSEFALAAVEYWLGVSLTEGSDLAVDVPVAAFAVDGRPAPRQVPTEDRTWFTTGAGSPTAPADGDDDYDDYAADAGTPAPDTRTTPELLRGAVVSVGRGVRSGFRMLQDGAHAIGDEVRRRARNTGR; from the coding sequence ATGACCGGACCCCAGCATGTCGTCACCCTCTGGTTCGTCACCGCTGCCGAACCGCGCAAGGTCCTCACCGCCGAGCCCCGTGCGGACCGTGGTTTCGCCCGGAAGTTCCTCTCCCAGCTCAATCCGTCGTGGCCGCTGACGCACATCGGTGACTTCGACATGAACCGGTCGGCGCCGCCGGGACCCGACGAGTTCTACATCGGCGGCTATCCGGGACTGTCGGTCGTGCAGACCGTCATCCCCGAGCTCGCTACCCTGTCACAGCTGCCGGAGCTCACCGGCGCCTGGCGCGGGCTCACGACCCTCATCCCGGCGGCGGACCTGTACGCCACCGTGCACACCCCCGGTGATCCGGACGGACTCGCCGGCGCCGCGCACTGGGCCGGTCGCCGGCTGAAGCGCAGTTTCTGCGCCACGCGGGACACCATCATCGAGGACGAGGGTCTGCCGGAGCCGTTCGAGGCGAGGTTCTGGGAGGGGACGACGGATGCCCGCGGCATCCAGCTGTCCTTCCTGCCCTCCGAGTTCGCCCTCGCCGCGGTGGAGTACTGGCTCGGCGTGAGCCTCACCGAGGGGTCCGACCTCGCCGTCGATGTCCCGGTCGCGGCCTTCGCCGTGGACGGTCGGCCTGCACCCCGGCAGGTGCCGACGGAGGACCGGACGTGGTTCACCACCGGCGCCGGATCGCCGACCGCCCCCGCCGACGGGGACGACGACTACGACGACTACGCGGCGGACGCCGGCACCCCCGCCCCCGACACGCGCACGACCCCGGAACTGCTCCGGGGGGCCGTCGTCTCGGTGGGCCGTGGTGTGCGCTCCGGGTTCCGGATGCTCCAGGACGGCGCCCACGCCATCGGCGACGAGGTCCGTCGCCGCGCCCGCAACACCGGCCGCTAG
- a CDS encoding NCS2 family permease, with protein MADRDNTGAPARPDPAAGTADAAGAAGTDSTTGTAPAGKPTGFLDRYFHISERGSTVGTEVRGGVVTFFAMAYIILLNPLIIGTVADHTGAELGVAAVAAVTAFAAGVMTVAFGIFAKYPFGIAAGLGINTLVAVTFVATEGLTWPEAMGLVVIDGIIIVLLAVSGFREAVFRAIPASLKSAITVGIGLFIAFVGVVDSGFVTRNTDDMNTTVPVSFGVSGSIVSWSGVVFVIGLVLCGVLAARRIRGGLFFGIVGTTVIAVVIQAITGDADDSASTGWHMAVPKLPDSFGGIPDLSLIGNVDLVGAFTRVGVLSACLLIFTLVLSNFFDAMGTMTGLGNQAGLTDKDGVLPDMRTALIVEGAGAVVGGAASASSNTVFVDSAAGIGDGARTGLANVVTGVIFLLAMFLTPLYEVVPVEAAAPVLVIVGAMMMAQVKLIDFSDLTIGLPAFLTIVMMPFTYSIANGIGIGFVAYVVLQLGTGKWRMIHPLMYLVAILFAVYFAIDPIKDALA; from the coding sequence ATGGCAGACAGAGACAACACCGGGGCCCCGGCGCGCCCGGACCCCGCAGCGGGCACAGCGGACGCCGCCGGCGCAGCGGGCACAGACAGCACAACCGGCACAGCCCCCGCCGGGAAGCCGACCGGCTTCCTCGACCGCTACTTCCACATCAGTGAACGCGGCTCGACCGTGGGCACCGAGGTCCGCGGCGGTGTGGTCACCTTCTTCGCGATGGCCTACATCATCCTGCTCAACCCGCTGATCATCGGTACGGTCGCCGACCACACCGGTGCCGAGCTGGGGGTCGCCGCGGTCGCCGCGGTCACCGCCTTCGCCGCGGGCGTGATGACCGTCGCCTTCGGCATCTTCGCGAAGTACCCGTTCGGTATCGCCGCCGGCCTCGGCATCAACACCCTGGTGGCCGTGACCTTCGTCGCCACCGAGGGACTGACCTGGCCGGAGGCGATGGGCCTGGTCGTCATCGACGGCATCATCATCGTGCTGCTCGCCGTGTCCGGTTTCCGCGAGGCGGTGTTCCGGGCCATCCCGGCATCCCTGAAATCGGCGATCACCGTCGGTATCGGACTGTTCATCGCCTTCGTCGGCGTGGTGGACTCCGGCTTCGTCACCCGCAACACCGACGACATGAACACCACCGTCCCGGTGAGCTTCGGCGTCTCCGGCTCGATCGTCAGCTGGTCCGGCGTCGTCTTCGTCATCGGACTCGTCCTGTGCGGCGTGCTCGCAGCCCGCAGGATCCGCGGTGGCCTGTTCTTCGGCATCGTCGGGACGACCGTCATCGCCGTGGTCATCCAGGCGATCACCGGGGACGCCGATGACTCGGCCTCCACCGGCTGGCACATGGCCGTCCCGAAGCTGCCGGACTCCTTCGGCGGCATCCCGGACCTCAGCCTCATCGGCAACGTCGACCTCGTCGGCGCGTTCACCCGGGTCGGCGTCCTGTCGGCGTGCCTGCTCATCTTCACCCTCGTGCTGTCCAACTTCTTCGACGCGATGGGCACCATGACCGGCCTCGGCAACCAGGCCGGGCTCACCGACAAGGACGGCGTGCTGCCCGACATGCGGACCGCCCTCATCGTCGAGGGTGCCGGTGCCGTCGTCGGCGGTGCGGCTTCCGCGTCCTCCAACACCGTCTTCGTGGATTCCGCCGCGGGCATCGGCGACGGGGCGCGCACCGGCCTGGCCAACGTCGTCACCGGTGTGATCTTCCTCCTCGCGATGTTCCTCACCCCGCTCTACGAGGTCGTTCCGGTCGAGGCCGCCGCCCCGGTCCTCGTCATCGTCGGGGCGATGATGATGGCGCAGGTCAAGCTGATCGACTTCAGCGATCTCACCATCGGTCTGCCGGCGTTCCTCACCATCGTGATGATGCCGTTCACCTACTCCATCGCCAACGGCATCGGCATCGGCTTCGTGGCCTACGTCGTGCTCCAGCTCGGTACCGGCAAGTGGCGGATGATCCACCCGCTGATGTACCTCGTGGCGATCCTGTTCGCCGTCTACTTCGCCATCGACCCGATCAAGGACGCCCTGGCCTGA
- a CDS encoding cold-shock protein — protein MPTGKVKWYDADKGFGFVSSPGIEDTYVGAQVLPAGVGELVPGQRVEFDVAEGRRGPQALRVQVLDKGPRRAAHRYSPEQLLGLVQDTVTLIEDRVQPALEAGRRPDRKEGHQVAEILRTIARELDA, from the coding sequence ATGCCGACCGGCAAGGTGAAGTGGTACGACGCGGACAAGGGATTCGGGTTCGTCTCGAGCCCGGGTATAGAGGACACGTATGTCGGGGCCCAGGTGCTCCCGGCGGGCGTCGGGGAACTCGTCCCCGGCCAGCGCGTGGAGTTCGATGTGGCCGAAGGACGCCGCGGTCCGCAGGCGCTCCGGGTGCAGGTCCTGGACAAGGGGCCGCGCCGTGCGGCGCACAGGTACAGCCCCGAGCAGCTTCTCGGCCTGGTCCAGGACACTGTCACCCTGATCGAGGACCGCGTGCAGCCGGCGCTCGAAGCGGGTCGGCGGCCCGACCGCAAGGAGGGTCACCAGGTCGCCGAGATCCTGCGCACCATCGCGCGCGAACTCGACGCCTGA
- a CDS encoding MFS transporter, with product MADTPDDITDGTTGNTDGTTAGNPASENPTLEAPAVSPAGTSAPEGRGGPDGPDNVSRPRRRFAVRLAEKVYGVLGADGARESGLTALMFATVANFAVDAVLAVALAGTLFFAATTGESRGSVAAYLLVTIAPFAVLAPVIGPLLDRIRTGRRFAMSLTFAGRVVLATVLLQNFDSWLLYPAALGMLVLSKAFGVLKSSVTPRLAPEHLDLVRANARLTITGHIGGSGIFGGLAAAVAFLADPRAALWLLLIVALVGIYLCALIPDTAERSDEEVTADPFAPDAPTVPLHPADGHHPGHGHSMLQTWRDSLRVRFPNTSRTCMWGTALQRLGTGFMTIYIAFVAKSSSDLSATEQLTILGIVGAAGGAGTMLGNVIGSRVKFPRPQATVIVLGVISLAAVIAAAVWDGTWTAAGATLLLSLGSAICKSCLDATIQSGLDQTAQASAFGLSETTLQLSWVLGGTMGLLLPTDLTVGMAVLAATGTVFFVNVIAAVRGVGFGSLIGRIRSRV from the coding sequence GTGGCTGACACCCCGGACGACATCACCGACGGCACCACCGGCAACACCGACGGCACCACGGCCGGGAACCCGGCGTCCGAAAATCCGACTCTGGAGGCACCGGCCGTGTCCCCGGCCGGGACGTCGGCGCCGGAGGGCCGGGGCGGTCCGGATGGTCCCGATAACGTGTCCCGGCCGCGCCGGCGGTTCGCCGTCCGCCTCGCCGAGAAGGTCTACGGCGTGCTCGGGGCCGACGGCGCGCGCGAATCCGGACTCACCGCGCTTATGTTCGCCACGGTCGCGAACTTCGCGGTGGACGCCGTCCTCGCCGTCGCGCTGGCCGGAACCCTGTTCTTCGCCGCGACCACCGGCGAGTCCCGGGGGTCCGTCGCCGCCTACCTGCTGGTGACCATCGCCCCGTTCGCCGTCCTGGCCCCGGTCATCGGACCGCTGCTCGACCGGATCCGGACCGGCCGCCGGTTCGCTATGTCCCTGACCTTCGCCGGACGCGTCGTGCTGGCCACTGTGCTGCTGCAGAACTTCGACAGCTGGCTGCTGTACCCGGCCGCCCTCGGCATGCTCGTCCTGTCCAAGGCCTTCGGGGTGCTCAAGTCCTCGGTCACCCCCCGTCTGGCGCCCGAACATCTCGATCTGGTCCGGGCGAACGCCCGCCTGACGATCACCGGGCACATCGGCGGCTCCGGCATCTTCGGCGGGCTCGCCGCAGCGGTCGCCTTCCTCGCTGACCCCCGGGCCGCCCTGTGGCTGCTGCTCATCGTCGCACTGGTCGGTATCTATCTCTGCGCCCTCATCCCGGACACCGCCGAACGCAGTGACGAGGAGGTCACCGCCGACCCCTTCGCACCGGACGCCCCCACGGTCCCGTTGCACCCCGCCGACGGACATCACCCGGGCCACGGCCACAGCATGCTGCAGACCTGGCGTGACTCACTGCGGGTCCGGTTCCCGAACACCTCCCGGACCTGTATGTGGGGGACTGCCCTGCAGCGGCTCGGCACCGGGTTCATGACGATCTACATTGCCTTCGTCGCCAAGTCCTCCAGCGATCTCAGCGCCACCGAACAGCTCACCATCCTCGGCATCGTGGGTGCGGCCGGCGGGGCGGGCACCATGCTGGGCAACGTCATCGGGTCCCGGGTGAAGTTCCCCCGCCCCCAGGCCACGGTCATCGTGCTGGGGGTCATCTCGCTGGCGGCCGTCATCGCCGCCGCGGTCTGGGACGGCACCTGGACCGCGGCGGGGGCGACACTGCTGCTGTCGCTGGGCAGCGCCATCTGCAAATCCTGTCTGGACGCCACCATCCAGTCCGGACTCGACCAGACCGCCCAGGCGTCCGCGTTCGGCCTGTCGGAGACCACCCTGCAGCTGTCCTGGGTCCTCGGCGGGACCATGGGCCTGCTGCTGCCCACCGACCTCACCGTCGGTATGGCGGTGCTGGCCGCCACCGGTACAGTGTTCTTCGTCAACGTGATCGCGGCCGTCCGCGGCGTGGGCTTCGGCTCCCTCATCGGCCGCATCCGGTCGAGGGTCTGA
- a CDS encoding DUF2771 domain-containing protein — MDDQTDNGAARPAQPKLTKKQRRKALQRRQLLTFLIIVILVAVVAFIVWRVQSRPDKQTAPQDLRITAVVDGKEQEIAPYSVCAIGQQDCKPGEPTTLSIPADGEVTLKLPGNVSDGEWQLLQIYDDPGANVDHTYTANEKSEVTVKGSSDQTAADGTHPRLAVAEIHTWALGEQDGEEQGYTVVWSVAAQ; from the coding sequence ATGGATGACCAGACGGACAACGGGGCAGCACGGCCGGCACAGCCGAAGCTGACGAAGAAGCAGCGCCGTAAGGCCCTGCAGCGCCGTCAGCTGCTGACCTTCCTCATCATCGTCATCCTCGTCGCGGTGGTGGCGTTCATCGTCTGGCGGGTGCAGAGCCGCCCGGACAAGCAGACCGCCCCGCAGGATCTGCGCATCACCGCCGTGGTGGACGGCAAGGAGCAGGAGATCGCCCCGTACTCGGTCTGCGCGATCGGCCAGCAGGACTGCAAGCCGGGCGAGCCGACGACGCTGTCCATCCCCGCCGACGGCGAAGTCACCCTCAAACTGCCCGGGAACGTCTCCGACGGCGAGTGGCAGCTGCTGCAGATCTACGACGATCCCGGGGCGAACGTGGACCACACGTACACCGCCAACGAGAAGTCCGAGGTGACGGTGAAGGGGTCCTCCGACCAGACCGCTGCCGACGGCACGCATCCGCGGCTCGCGGTGGCGGAGATCCACACCTGGGCGCTCGGCGAGCAGGACGGTGAGGAGCAGGGCTACACCGTCGTCTGGTCCGTCGCCGCGCAGTAG
- a CDS encoding glutaminyl-peptide cyclotransferase, with translation MLTFSAGLSPRTRRAARARRAPYAALLTALLLACTGLTACSDGDDGGTATADVAQLHGEVLAEHPWDATSFTQGLEVMPEGDLLVSTGLEGRSRAYRAPVDGGRATTDVQLPEDWFGEGITRHGDTVWQLTWHNGVAAKRDAGTLAQTGEARYDGEGWGLCSNGERLVMSDGSDRLTFRDPSTFAETGHIDVTLDGKPVDQLNELDCSGGVVWANLWQSDRIVRINTATGAVTGALDIDLPAGDRPGADVLNGIAAVPGTTDRFYLTGKLWDTLYEVRISG, from the coding sequence ATGCTGACATTTTCGGCAGGTCTGTCACCCCGGACACGCCGGGCAGCCCGGGCACGCCGGGCACCGTACGCCGCCCTCCTCACCGCGCTGCTGCTCGCCTGCACCGGACTCACCGCCTGTTCCGACGGCGACGACGGTGGCACGGCGACCGCCGACGTCGCCCAACTGCACGGCGAGGTCCTCGCCGAGCACCCGTGGGACGCCACCTCCTTCACCCAGGGCCTCGAGGTCATGCCGGAAGGTGACCTGCTGGTCTCCACCGGCCTCGAGGGCAGGTCGCGGGCCTACCGTGCCCCGGTCGACGGCGGACGGGCGACGACCGACGTCCAGTTGCCCGAGGACTGGTTCGGCGAGGGGATCACCCGCCACGGCGACACGGTCTGGCAGTTGACCTGGCACAACGGCGTCGCCGCGAAGCGGGACGCCGGCACCCTGGCCCAGACCGGTGAAGCCCGCTACGACGGGGAGGGCTGGGGACTGTGCTCCAACGGTGAGCGTCTGGTGATGTCCGACGGCTCCGACCGGCTCACCTTCCGTGACCCGTCGACCTTCGCCGAGACCGGGCATATCGATGTCACCCTCGACGGGAAACCGGTGGACCAGCTCAACGAGCTGGACTGTTCAGGTGGTGTGGTGTGGGCGAACCTGTGGCAGTCCGACCGGATCGTCCGGATCAACACCGCCACCGGGGCGGTGACCGGTGCACTCGACATCGACCTGCCCGCCGGCGACCGGCCCGGCGCCGATGTCCTCAACGGCATCGCCGCGGTGCCCGGCACCACGGACCGCTTCTACCTCACCGGCAAACTGTGGGACACATTGTACGAGGTCCGGATCAGTGGCTGA
- a CDS encoding helicase-associated domain-containing protein, with protein sequence MSDLPTEHPTGYADWLTRHSDADLIDLLWRLRSFHPGAVPGTGRPAVVTGASGDAAALRELTAAQLAVLHGLVAAGAVTAPVVAADLDAALTGLFTAAGTRDDRRTGPAQQEAAVGDLAHWGLVFGPDLTLHGWADPAADHATAPLQVPAHLGGLFTATTDLPWLLVDGYRCPVPTADLPGVLAELPDRQRRLLDTLATAGGIGHSNTLDDPERPLSRMIGAGLLDRVDEHTARLSPRVGAAVEDRIVPPPGGDFTVPAPVEPTAHADGSAVARVVETVRIVAELLTAAGTAPLHPLTAGGVGVREISRIAKQSGLTTEETTEALLLARHADLVASGLPLPSPGNDTGGELWSVTGRGARFLSAPLERRWAMLLLGWVLSPHTPWEAAGTDAHLLEQSLDHPRTADLRSVVPALLSVRDTPDAATTAALLWRLRPAVAAATGTADLAGVLSEATALGLTAEGLPSHAAPALAQLLDGADGADLTGAGDALTDVLNGILPPPTHQLIVQADMTVLAPGRLTPDDEAELRAFADLESTGMASVWRVSAASLRRAAEAGESAAGVLAFLRSMAPDLPQSLEYLVTDSLRDVRRPTAGTADSWITTPDEATMTTLLTAPAAVAAGLRRIAPTVAVSNRQLSRVIDLLDDAGITVGIDGDNPGRSRGPQLSTVPDPAHPRPVRANVEEQLAGSVEAFRRSREAASDTDADPDGTGETDTDIVRDPHAIMAALRDAYDHGTRVEISYVNADGGAVQEWISVVTMSPVSIVGVSERDGTSLQIRPHRVAWVGVPTTA encoded by the coding sequence ATGTCTGACCTGCCCACCGAACACCCCACCGGATACGCCGACTGGTTGACCCGCCACTCCGACGCGGACCTCATCGACCTGCTCTGGCGACTGCGGTCGTTCCACCCCGGGGCCGTCCCCGGAACCGGACGCCCCGCGGTGGTCACCGGCGCCAGCGGTGACGCCGCCGCGCTCCGCGAACTCACCGCCGCCCAGCTCGCCGTCCTCCACGGCCTCGTCGCCGCGGGCGCGGTCACCGCCCCGGTGGTCGCCGCCGACCTGGACGCCGCACTGACCGGGCTGTTCACCGCCGCAGGCACCCGCGACGACCGTCGCACCGGCCCCGCACAACAGGAGGCCGCCGTCGGCGACCTGGCCCACTGGGGTCTGGTGTTCGGCCCCGACCTCACCCTCCACGGCTGGGCGGATCCGGCGGCCGACCACGCGACCGCACCGCTGCAGGTCCCCGCACATCTCGGCGGCCTGTTCACCGCCACGACCGATCTGCCGTGGCTCCTCGTCGACGGCTACCGGTGCCCGGTCCCGACCGCGGACCTCCCGGGCGTCCTCGCCGAGCTCCCCGACCGGCAGCGTCGGCTGCTGGACACGCTGGCCACCGCCGGCGGCATCGGCCACTCCAACACCCTCGACGATCCGGAGCGGCCGCTGTCGCGGATGATCGGCGCGGGCCTGCTCGACCGGGTCGACGAGCACACCGCCCGACTCTCGCCGCGGGTCGGTGCGGCGGTGGAGGACCGTATCGTCCCACCGCCCGGCGGCGACTTCACCGTCCCGGCACCGGTCGAGCCCACCGCACATGCCGACGGTTCCGCGGTCGCCCGGGTCGTGGAGACCGTCCGGATCGTCGCCGAACTGCTCACCGCGGCCGGCACCGCACCACTGCATCCGCTCACCGCCGGCGGTGTGGGGGTCCGCGAGATCTCGCGGATCGCGAAACAGTCCGGCCTGACCACCGAGGAGACCACGGAGGCGCTGCTGCTGGCACGCCACGCCGACCTCGTGGCGTCCGGACTCCCGCTGCCCTCCCCCGGCAACGACACCGGCGGGGAACTGTGGTCGGTCACCGGGCGCGGCGCCCGGTTCCTCAGCGCGCCACTGGAGCGTCGCTGGGCGATGCTGCTGCTCGGCTGGGTCCTCTCGCCGCACACCCCGTGGGAGGCCGCCGGCACCGACGCCCACCTGCTGGAGCAGTCCCTCGACCATCCCCGGACCGCGGACCTGCGCTCGGTGGTCCCCGCCCTGCTCAGCGTGCGGGACACGCCGGACGCCGCGACCACCGCCGCACTGCTGTGGCGGCTGCGGCCTGCCGTCGCGGCGGCGACCGGGACCGCGGACCTGGCCGGCGTCCTCTCCGAGGCCACCGCCCTCGGGCTCACGGCGGAGGGGCTTCCCTCGCACGCCGCCCCCGCGCTGGCGCAGCTGCTGGACGGTGCAGACGGCGCTGACCTCACCGGCGCCGGGGACGCCCTCACCGACGTGCTCAACGGCATCCTCCCCCCGCCGACCCACCAGCTCATCGTCCAGGCCGACATGACGGTCCTCGCCCCCGGGCGGCTCACCCCCGACGACGAGGCCGAGCTGCGCGCCTTCGCCGACCTGGAGTCCACCGGGATGGCCAGTGTGTGGCGGGTCAGCGCCGCCAGTCTGCGCCGCGCCGCCGAGGCCGGGGAGAGTGCCGCGGGCGTGCTCGCATTCCTCCGGTCGATGGCCCCCGACCTGCCGCAGTCCCTCGAGTACCTCGTCACGGACTCGCTGCGGGACGTCCGCCGCCCCACCGCCGGCACCGCCGACTCCTGGATCACCACCCCGGACGAGGCGACGATGACCACACTGTTGACCGCCCCGGCCGCGGTGGCGGCGGGACTGCGCCGCATCGCCCCGACGGTGGCGGTGAGCAACCGTCAGCTGTCCCGCGTCATCGACCTGCTCGACGACGCCGGGATCACCGTCGGCATCGACGGTGACAACCCCGGCAGGTCCCGCGGTCCGCAGCTGTCCACGGTCCCGGATCCGGCGCATCCGCGGCCTGTCCGGGCCAACGTCGAGGAGCAGCTCGCCGGGTCGGTCGAGGCGTTCCGCCGGTCCCGGGAGGCGGCGTCCGACACGGACGCGGACCCCGACGGTACCGGGGAGACCGACACCGACATCGTCCGCGACCCGCACGCCATCATGGCCGCCCTGCGGGACGCCTACGACCACGGCACCCGGGTGGAGATCAGCTACGTCAACGCCGACGGCGGTGCCGTCCAGGAGTGGATCTCGGTGGTGACGATGAGCCCGGTGTCCATCGTCGGGGTCAGCGAACGGGACGGGACCTCGCTGCAGATCCGGCCGCACCGTGTGGCCTGGGTCGGGGTGCCGACAACGGCGTAG
- the sepH gene encoding septation protein SepH, with protein MQELRFVPDDSDSDNLVLRDRDGDATYVLPVTAELRAALTGTPEPGDSSTPETTGRAGDTPDAAAEAGDGATPSLSVSRIDAPAATPRSERVHLRPKDIQDRIRHGASTAEIIDETGMPDRRVEAFARPVLMERARLADLAHRARPVLSDGPSHATLWEVLATAFAGRGEDLRQAGWDAALNSSDEWIITVTWEKGNKKGAAEFTAEFRWTQPVGSAATVTPVNSVAIGLVDPRVSTAGRSDSPSAAETTPDTPVVQDSDITALDGRGRDDHGNSTAGSAGTGTDRAADAADDGSAEVSFLRQPDPDGSGHPAKRRRKAATPHWEDVLLGVRPKPGKKK; from the coding sequence ATGCAGGAACTGCGGTTCGTTCCGGACGACAGCGACTCCGACAACCTGGTCCTGCGGGACAGGGACGGGGACGCCACCTACGTCCTCCCGGTCACCGCGGAACTGCGGGCGGCCCTCACCGGGACACCGGAGCCCGGTGACAGTTCCACACCGGAGACCACCGGCCGGGCCGGGGACACCCCGGACGCCGCCGCGGAGGCCGGCGACGGCGCCACACCGTCCCTGTCCGTCTCCCGGATCGACGCCCCCGCCGCGACGCCCAGGTCAGAACGGGTACACCTGCGCCCGAAGGACATCCAGGACCGGATCCGGCACGGTGCCTCCACCGCGGAGATCATCGACGAGACCGGCATGCCGGACCGTCGCGTCGAGGCCTTCGCCCGGCCGGTGCTCATGGAACGCGCCCGGCTCGCCGACCTCGCCCACCGCGCCCGGCCGGTGCTCTCCGACGGCCCCTCGCACGCCACCCTCTGGGAGGTGCTGGCCACCGCCTTCGCCGGCCGTGGTGAAGACCTGCGGCAGGCCGGGTGGGACGCCGCCCTCAACTCCTCCGACGAGTGGATCATCACCGTGACCTGGGAGAAGGGAAACAAGAAGGGTGCCGCGGAGTTCACCGCGGAATTCCGTTGGACGCAGCCCGTCGGCAGCGCCGCGACCGTCACCCCGGTGAACTCGGTGGCCATCGGTCTCGTCGATCCGCGGGTGAGCACCGCCGGCCGGTCGGACTCACCGTCGGCCGCCGAGACCACCCCGGACACCCCCGTCGTCCAGGACAGTGACATCACCGCCCTCGACGGACGGGGGCGCGACGACCACGGGAACTCCACCGCCGGTTCCGCCGGCACCGGGACTGACCGCGCCGCCGACGCCGCCGACGACGGCTCCGCGGAGGTGAGCTTCCTCCGGCAGCCCGACCCCGACGGCTCCGGCCATCCCGCGAAGCGCCGCCGCAAGGCCGCCACGCCCCACTGGGAGGATGTCCTGCTCGGCGTCCGCCCCAAGCCCGGCAAGAAGAAGTAG
- a CDS encoding TrmH family RNA methyltransferase gives MTTPISITDPADPRLDDVRDLNSSDRRPDLPGGKGLVIAEGKLVVPRLAASRFPVRCVVGFADRLAELQDAAAADEAVARGLDGVPFYAVDRGTLAEVAGFDMHRGLVAAADRVPEPPLAEVLDGLTGGGADGADGADGTGSRVIGVLEGVGDHENIGALFRNAAGLGVGAVLLGAGCADPLYRRVVRVSMGHVLRVPFAHLPGKPTTWQRGLADLQDRGYRVVAMTPSTQTTLAEAVAGADKVAVMVGAEGPGLTEHAMRAADVRAKIPMAPGTDSLNVATSAAIGFYAAQF, from the coding sequence GTGACTACCCCGATCAGCATCACCGACCCTGCCGACCCCCGCCTCGACGACGTCCGCGACCTCAACTCGTCGGACCGGCGTCCTGACCTGCCCGGCGGGAAGGGGCTCGTCATCGCCGAGGGGAAGCTCGTGGTGCCCCGGTTGGCGGCGTCCCGCTTCCCGGTGCGGTGCGTGGTCGGCTTCGCCGACCGGCTCGCCGAACTGCAGGACGCCGCGGCGGCCGATGAGGCGGTGGCACGCGGACTCGACGGGGTCCCGTTCTACGCGGTCGACCGGGGGACGTTGGCCGAGGTCGCCGGATTCGACATGCACCGGGGCCTCGTCGCCGCCGCCGACCGGGTGCCCGAACCGCCGCTCGCCGAGGTGCTCGACGGCCTGACCGGTGGTGGTGCAGACGGTGCTGACGGTGCTGACGGCACCGGCAGTCGTGTCATCGGCGTCCTGGAGGGGGTGGGGGACCACGAGAACATCGGCGCCCTGTTCCGCAATGCCGCCGGCCTCGGCGTGGGTGCGGTCCTGCTGGGGGCGGGCTGCGCGGATCCGCTGTACCGGCGGGTCGTCCGCGTCTCGATGGGGCATGTCCTGCGCGTCCCGTTCGCCCATCTGCCGGGGAAGCCGACGACCTGGCAGCGCGGGCTCGCGGACCTGCAGGACCGCGGGTACCGGGTCGTCGCGATGACCCCTTCGACGCAGACGACACTCGCCGAGGCGGTCGCGGGGGCGGACAAGGTCGCCGTCATGGTCGGGGCGGAGGGGCCGGGGCTCACCGAGCACGCGATGCGGGCCGCCGACGTGCGGGCGAAGATTCCGATGGCGCCCGGCACGGATTCGCTCAATGTCGCCACCTCGGCCGCGATCGGGTTCTACGCGGCACAGTTCTAG